A DNA window from Mycobacterium sp. IDR2000157661 contains the following coding sequences:
- a CDS encoding RNA polymerase sigma factor: protein MEAAKIVATLTRAVGDVGLAEDLAADALVDALQQWPRTGVPRNAGAWLTTVAKRKAVDYWRRQESLDGKYAAMAHELESHDREFPDGWDPDRIDDDVLRLIFISTHPVLSREGQIALTLRVVGGLTTEEIARAFLASTPTIAARITRAKKTLSAANVPFEVPDRAEYPQRLSAVLSVVYLIYNEGYSASSGQRWIRDELCSEALRLGRVLAALVPDEPEVHGLVSLMELQSSRFAARTDADGKPVLLEHQNRARWDRAQIQRGVAALQRAANAVQRKGSGWGPYALQAAIAECHATAPTAEQTDWRRIVMLYDGLLQVTPSPVVLLNRAVAVAMADGPDAALSIVDGLTGLDGSYLLPSVRGELLARLGRDGEAADEFDRAATMADNEREREVLRDKAARARR from the coding sequence ATGGAGGCCGCCAAGATCGTCGCGACGCTGACGCGCGCGGTCGGCGACGTCGGGCTGGCCGAGGACCTGGCCGCCGACGCGCTCGTCGACGCGCTGCAGCAGTGGCCGCGCACCGGAGTGCCGCGCAATGCAGGCGCATGGCTGACCACGGTCGCCAAACGCAAGGCGGTCGATTACTGGCGCCGCCAGGAGAGCCTCGACGGCAAGTACGCGGCAATGGCGCACGAACTGGAGAGCCACGACCGTGAGTTCCCCGACGGGTGGGATCCCGACCGCATCGACGACGACGTCCTGCGGCTGATCTTCATCTCCACGCACCCGGTGCTGTCGCGGGAGGGCCAGATCGCGCTGACGCTGCGGGTGGTCGGAGGGCTCACGACCGAGGAGATCGCCCGCGCCTTCCTCGCGTCGACGCCGACCATCGCCGCGCGCATCACCCGCGCCAAGAAGACCCTGTCGGCGGCGAACGTGCCGTTCGAGGTGCCCGACCGCGCCGAGTATCCGCAGCGGCTGTCGGCCGTGCTCAGTGTCGTCTACCTGATCTACAACGAGGGTTACTCCGCATCGTCCGGGCAACGCTGGATCCGCGACGAGCTGTGCAGCGAGGCGCTGCGGCTGGGCAGGGTGTTGGCCGCGCTGGTCCCCGACGAACCGGAGGTGCACGGCCTGGTGTCGCTGATGGAGTTGCAGTCGTCGCGGTTCGCCGCACGCACCGACGCCGACGGCAAGCCCGTCCTGCTCGAGCACCAGAACCGCGCACGGTGGGACCGCGCGCAGATCCAGCGCGGCGTCGCGGCCCTCCAGCGGGCCGCGAACGCGGTGCAGCGCAAGGGCAGTGGCTGGGGGCCGTACGCGTTGCAGGCCGCGATCGCCGAATGCCACGCCACCGCCCCGACCGCCGAGCAGACCGACTGGCGCCGCATCGTCATGTTGTACGACGGCCTGCTGCAGGTCACGCCGTCGCCGGTGGTGCTACTGAACCGGGCGGTCGCGGTGGCGATGGCCGACGGCCCGGACGCCGCGCTGAGCATCGTCGACGGTCTCACCGGCCTCGACGGCTCCTACCTGCTGCCCAGCGTGCGCGGAGAACTGCTGGCCCGGCTCGGCCGCGACGGTGAGGCGGCCGACGAGTTCGACAGGGCCGCCACCATGGCCGACAACGAACGTGAACGAGAGGTGCTGCGCGACAAGGCCGCTCGGGCACGCCGTTAA
- the menE gene encoding o-succinylbenzoate--CoA ligase — MPAGSAAPAVVPAVADALAGRVGVLPVPADDERGSRSLTTALRAGDEVDDDVALVVSTSGTTGIPKGAMLTAAALTASAQATHDRLGGPGQWLLALSAVHVAGFQVLVRSVVADTTPVALSPSFVAAELVSAIDSMTSDRRYASLVAVQLDRALQDSSAAAALAQLDRVLIGGGPMPTALAQKAAAAGIPVVRTYGMSETAGGCVYDGVPLDGVRVRIDHGRIVVGGRTLAKGYRNPVEPDPFADAGWFRTDDVGVLDDSGRLSVVGRVDDAISTGGLTVMPQLVEAALATHPSVAESAVFGVADARLGQRVVATIVLSPGCDAPTLTELRSHVATALDATAAPREIHVVEELLRRGIGKVDRRALAARYGGQAGDRGGA; from the coding sequence ATCCCGGCCGGGTCCGCAGCGCCGGCCGTCGTTCCCGCTGTGGCCGACGCGCTGGCCGGGCGAGTCGGCGTTCTTCCGGTTCCCGCCGACGATGAGCGTGGATCGCGCTCGCTGACAACGGCTTTGCGAGCCGGCGACGAGGTCGACGACGACGTGGCGCTGGTGGTGTCGACGTCGGGCACCACCGGAATCCCCAAGGGAGCGATGCTGACGGCGGCGGCGTTGACCGCGAGCGCGCAGGCAACGCATGACCGCCTCGGCGGCCCTGGTCAGTGGCTGCTCGCGTTGTCCGCCGTGCATGTGGCCGGATTCCAGGTGCTGGTGCGCAGTGTCGTCGCGGACACGACGCCGGTGGCACTATCACCGAGCTTCGTTGCTGCCGAATTGGTTTCGGCTATCGATTCGATGACGTCCGACCGGCGCTACGCCTCGCTGGTGGCGGTGCAACTGGACAGGGCGCTGCAGGACTCTTCGGCCGCGGCGGCGCTTGCCCAGTTGGACCGAGTGCTGATCGGTGGCGGCCCGATGCCCACGGCACTCGCCCAGAAAGCCGCTGCCGCAGGGATTCCCGTGGTGCGCACCTACGGGATGAGCGAGACGGCCGGCGGGTGCGTGTATGACGGTGTGCCGCTCGACGGGGTTCGGGTGCGCATCGACCACGGCCGCATCGTGGTGGGCGGACGCACCCTGGCGAAGGGATACCGCAATCCGGTTGAGCCGGACCCGTTCGCCGACGCGGGTTGGTTTCGCACCGACGACGTCGGCGTGCTCGATGATTCGGGCAGGCTCAGCGTGGTCGGCCGCGTCGACGATGCGATCAGCACCGGCGGGCTGACGGTGATGCCGCAACTCGTGGAGGCGGCGTTGGCCACCCATCCTTCGGTCGCGGAGTCGGCGGTGTTCGGGGTGGCCGACGCCCGACTGGGCCAGCGGGTCGTCGCGACCATCGTGCTTTCGCCGGGCTGCGATGCGCCGACGCTGACCGAGCTTCGCTCGCATGTCGCGACCGCTCTGGATGCCACCGCGGCGCCGCGCGAGATCCACGTCGTCGAGGAGTTGCTCCGGCGCGGCATCGGCAAGGTGGACCGCCGCGCACTCGCCGCACGGTACGGCGGACAGGCGGGCGACCGTGGGGGTGCCTAG
- a CDS encoding VOC family protein, translated as MEILASRMLIRPADYQRSVRFYRDELGLAIARDYGAGTVFYAGQSLIELASHGGPLAGGTLWLQVRDLYASEKELAGRGVPIARAARREPWGLHEMHVTDPDGVTLIFVQVPDNHPLRRDMRR; from the coding sequence ATGGAGATTCTGGCCAGCCGGATGCTCATCCGGCCGGCGGACTACCAGCGGTCCGTGCGGTTCTACCGCGACGAACTGGGTCTGGCGATCGCCCGCGACTACGGTGCGGGAACCGTGTTCTACGCCGGGCAGTCGTTGATCGAGTTGGCTAGCCATGGCGGCCCCCTCGCCGGCGGCACGTTGTGGCTGCAGGTCCGCGACCTCTACGCCAGCGAGAAGGAACTCGCCGGGCGAGGGGTGCCGATCGCCAGGGCCGCCCGTCGGGAGCCGTGGGGCCTGCATGAGATGCATGTGACCGACCCCGACGGCGTCACGCTGATCTTCGTGCAGGTGCCCGACAATCACCCACTGCGCCGGGACATGCGGCGATGA
- a CDS encoding HAD family hydrolase — MTEIDAVLFDYSGTLFRLEEDETWFDGMRVDDRQVDGHVQAELMRRLTAPTGHHVDMDPHAYHAWVNRDLAPHLHREAYLHVLRESGLADEHAESLYGLVVDPLNWTPYPDTATVLEGLHRRGVRTAVVSNIAFDVRPAFESIGAAEFVDEFVLSFEVGAIKPDAAIFESALSRLGVRPERALMVGDSDEADGGARALGCRFVLVDPLPTAERTAGLRFALSESGIEI; from the coding sequence ATGACCGAGATCGACGCCGTCCTGTTCGACTACTCCGGCACCCTGTTTCGCCTCGAGGAGGACGAGACCTGGTTCGACGGGATGCGGGTCGACGACCGACAGGTCGACGGGCACGTGCAGGCCGAGTTGATGCGCCGGCTCACCGCCCCAACCGGCCACCACGTCGACATGGATCCCCACGCCTACCACGCATGGGTCAACCGCGACCTGGCACCACACCTGCACCGCGAGGCCTACCTGCACGTGCTACGCGAATCGGGGCTGGCCGACGAGCACGCCGAATCGCTGTACGGGCTGGTGGTCGACCCGTTGAACTGGACGCCGTACCCGGACACCGCGACGGTGCTCGAGGGCCTGCACCGGCGGGGCGTCAGGACCGCGGTCGTGTCGAACATCGCCTTCGATGTGCGGCCCGCCTTCGAGTCGATCGGTGCGGCCGAGTTCGTCGACGAGTTCGTGCTGTCGTTCGAAGTCGGCGCCATCAAGCCGGACGCCGCCATCTTCGAGTCCGCGCTGTCCAGGCTGGGGGTGCGACCGGAACGCGCGCTCATGGTCGGCGACAGCGACGAAGCCGACGGCGGCGCCCGAGCCCTGGGCTGCCGATTCGTGCTCGTCGACCCGCTGCCGACCGCCGAGCGCACCGCCGGCCTGCGCTTTGCGCTCAGCGAGTCCGGCATCGAGATATGA
- a CDS encoding ribosome modulation factor translates to MAHRLVTAYREGRKAFPHTLANPYAGLGDRAVARMWRLGWQRAAEENRAIPSEQERLARFAAEIDALLD, encoded by the coding sequence ATGGCGCATCGACTGGTTACCGCGTACCGGGAGGGCCGCAAGGCGTTCCCGCACACGCTCGCCAACCCCTATGCGGGACTGGGCGACCGGGCCGTCGCGCGAATGTGGCGGCTGGGCTGGCAGCGCGCAGCCGAGGAGAACCGCGCGATCCCCAGCGAACAGGAACGGCTGGCCCGCTTCGCCGCCGAGATCGATGCCCTTCTGGACTGA
- a CDS encoding nucleoside/nucleotide kinase family protein — protein MPFWTDRLDALPQRNTRVVLGITGPPGTGKSTLAESIVAATPAAVCVPMDGFHLADIELERLGRLDRKGAIDTFDGYGYLALLQRLRRQRTEIVYAPAFHRHLEQPIAGSIAIEPADRLIVTEGNYLLDDDDPWPAVRARLDEVWYVDVAPDERRRRLEARHIEFGKTPEQARAWVRDIDEPNARRIESTRHKADLVLTL, from the coding sequence ATGCCCTTCTGGACTGACCGCCTCGACGCGCTCCCGCAGCGGAACACCCGCGTCGTGCTGGGGATCACCGGCCCGCCGGGTACGGGCAAGTCGACGTTGGCCGAGTCGATCGTCGCCGCGACACCCGCCGCGGTGTGCGTCCCGATGGACGGCTTCCACCTCGCCGACATCGAACTCGAGCGCCTCGGCCGCCTCGACCGCAAGGGCGCCATCGACACCTTCGACGGATACGGCTACCTCGCGCTGCTGCAACGGCTTCGGCGGCAACGCACCGAGATCGTCTACGCGCCGGCATTCCACCGACACCTCGAGCAGCCGATCGCGGGCAGCATCGCGATCGAGCCGGCCGACCGGCTGATCGTCACCGAGGGCAACTACCTGCTCGACGACGACGATCCGTGGCCGGCCGTGCGCGCGCGGCTCGACGAGGTCTGGTATGTCGACGTCGCGCCCGACGAACGCCGCCGCCGACTCGAGGCGCGTCACATCGAGTTCGGCAAGACGCCCGAGCAGGCTCGCGCGTGGGTGCGCGACATCGACGAACCCAACGCGCGTCGCATCGAATCCACTCGCCACAAGGCCGACCTGGTGCTCACCCTCTAG
- a CDS encoding nitroreductase family deazaflavin-dependent oxidoreductase — MGARIAPPPWLKHVNKLLMVLLRLGVPISRHESPVVLTVPGRRTGKDRSTPVTPMHVDGDRFVVNGYPGADWVRNVRAADSVTLTEGRSSERVRLVELSPDEARPVLRQFPVHVPTGVDLMKRVGVLTVGTPDELESMADRLAVFRIEAIT, encoded by the coding sequence ATGGGTGCACGCATCGCTCCCCCGCCATGGCTCAAGCACGTCAACAAATTGCTGATGGTGCTGCTGCGGCTCGGTGTCCCGATCTCGCGACACGAGTCGCCGGTGGTGCTGACCGTGCCGGGCCGCCGCACGGGCAAAGACCGCTCGACGCCGGTCACCCCGATGCACGTCGACGGGGATCGCTTCGTCGTCAACGGATATCCGGGTGCGGACTGGGTGCGCAATGTGCGCGCCGCCGACAGCGTCACGTTGACCGAGGGCCGCTCGTCGGAGCGGGTGCGGCTGGTCGAACTGTCGCCCGACGAGGCCCGACCGGTGCTGCGGCAGTTCCCCGTTCACGTGCCGACGGGCGTCGACCTGATGAAGCGGGTCGGTGTGCTGACCGTCGGCACGCCCGACGAGTTGGAGAGCATGGCGGACCGCCTGGCGGTGTTCCGCATCGAGGCCATCACGTAG
- a CDS encoding long-chain-fatty-acid--CoA ligase, with translation MPHPAIATVADIARVYGAQRPDAVALIAGERSLTFGELNARSNRLAQAFRAAGVQSGDRVAFVEKNGIEFFEVACALSKLGAVVVPVNWRLAPPEIRHIIADAGARAVVVGSEFFGHVEAVGDVAMVAIGDHPRWLRYDDWLAAQPAEDPGVTTGPDDVAFLMYTSGTTGTPKGVMLTNDNYFCKATGIAQKWRFDRDSVNLAVMPMFHMAGSGWALVGLCEGARTVVLRDVDPPAILDAVARHAITNMLLVPVVIQRLLDTPGVEATDFSALRAIVYGASPITDSVLVRALERFDCHLLQVYGMTETTGSITQLDEHDRELLRSCGKPFEWVELRIVDPSCPAGRDVPAGTVGEVWTRSRQNMRGYWNNPQATAAAITADGWLRTGDAGYLDDSGHLFLHDRVKDMIVSGGENVYPIEVENVLMTHPEVGDVAVIGVPDARWGEAVKAIVVPAAGASPTEADLIAYARDRLAGFKLPKSVTFADALPRNPSGKLLKRALREPYWDGVGRRIG, from the coding sequence ATGCCCCATCCCGCCATCGCCACGGTCGCCGACATCGCGCGCGTGTACGGCGCGCAGCGACCGGATGCGGTGGCGCTGATCGCCGGTGAGCGCAGCCTGACGTTCGGCGAGTTGAACGCCCGCTCGAACCGGCTCGCTCAGGCGTTCCGCGCCGCGGGCGTGCAGTCCGGCGACCGGGTGGCGTTCGTCGAGAAGAACGGCATCGAGTTCTTCGAGGTCGCCTGCGCGCTGTCGAAGCTGGGCGCGGTGGTGGTGCCCGTCAACTGGCGGCTGGCCCCGCCGGAGATCCGGCACATCATCGCCGACGCCGGCGCCCGCGCGGTGGTGGTCGGTTCGGAGTTCTTCGGCCACGTCGAGGCGGTCGGGGACGTCGCGATGGTCGCCATCGGCGATCACCCGCGCTGGCTCCGATACGACGACTGGCTTGCCGCCCAGCCCGCCGAAGATCCCGGTGTGACAACCGGACCCGACGACGTCGCGTTCCTGATGTACACCTCGGGTACCACAGGGACACCCAAAGGCGTGATGCTGACCAACGACAACTACTTCTGCAAGGCCACCGGCATCGCGCAGAAGTGGCGCTTCGACCGCGACAGCGTGAACCTCGCGGTGATGCCGATGTTTCACATGGCGGGCTCGGGCTGGGCGCTGGTCGGACTGTGCGAGGGAGCCCGCACCGTGGTGCTGCGCGACGTCGACCCGCCGGCGATCCTCGATGCCGTTGCCCGACATGCGATCACGAACATGCTGCTGGTGCCGGTGGTGATTCAGCGGCTGCTGGACACGCCGGGCGTCGAGGCGACGGACTTCTCCGCGCTGCGGGCCATCGTCTACGGCGCGTCACCGATCACCGACTCCGTTCTGGTCAGAGCACTGGAACGGTTCGACTGCCACCTGCTTCAGGTGTACGGCATGACCGAGACCACCGGCTCCATCACCCAACTCGACGAGCATGACCGGGAACTGTTGCGGTCCTGCGGCAAGCCGTTCGAGTGGGTGGAGCTGCGGATCGTCGACCCGTCCTGTCCTGCCGGCCGCGACGTCCCCGCGGGGACGGTCGGCGAGGTGTGGACCCGGTCGCGGCAGAACATGCGCGGCTACTGGAACAACCCCCAGGCGACGGCCGCAGCCATCACCGCCGACGGCTGGCTCCGGACCGGCGACGCCGGCTACCTCGACGACTCCGGACATCTGTTCCTGCACGACCGGGTCAAGGACATGATCGTCTCCGGTGGCGAGAACGTCTATCCCATCGAGGTCGAGAACGTCCTCATGACGCACCCCGAGGTGGGCGATGTCGCAGTGATCGGTGTCCCGGACGCGAGGTGGGGCGAGGCGGTCAAGGCGATCGTCGTGCCCGCGGCGGGCGCCTCGCCCACCGAGGCCGACCTGATCGCCTATGCCCGCGATCGGCTCGCGGGTTTCAAGCTGCCGAAGTCGGTGACCTTCGCCGACGCCCTTCCCCGCAACCCCAGCGGCAAGCTGCTCAAGCGTGCGCTGCGCGAGCCCTACTGGGACGGTGTCGGCCGCCGGATCGGCTGA
- a CDS encoding 1,4-dihydroxy-2-naphthoyl-CoA synthase: MRDNPFDPSLWRPVDGFKLTDLTYHRHVLDGVDQPTVRVAFDRPEVRNAFRPHTVDELYRVLDHARMSPDVGVVLLTGNGPSPKDGGWAFCSGGDQRIRGRSGYQYASGETAETVDPARAGRLHILEVQRLIRFMPKPVVCLVNGWAAGGGHSLHVVCDLTLASREHARFKQTDADVGSFDGGYGSAYLAKQVGQKFAREIFFLGRPYTAEQMHALGAVNEVVDHVELENVALQWAEAINGKSPQAIRMLKYAFNLTDDGLVGQQLFAGEATRLAYMTDEAVEGRDAFLQKRDPDWSGFPRYF, encoded by the coding sequence ATGAGGGACAACCCTTTCGACCCGTCGCTGTGGCGGCCCGTCGACGGCTTCAAGCTGACCGACCTCACCTACCACCGCCACGTCCTCGACGGCGTCGACCAGCCGACGGTGCGGGTGGCCTTCGACCGGCCCGAGGTCCGCAACGCGTTCCGGCCGCACACCGTCGACGAGCTGTACCGGGTGCTCGACCACGCACGGATGTCCCCCGACGTCGGCGTCGTCCTGCTGACCGGTAACGGACCCTCCCCCAAGGACGGTGGCTGGGCGTTCTGCTCGGGCGGTGACCAGCGCATCCGCGGCCGCAGCGGATACCAGTACGCGTCCGGCGAGACGGCCGAGACCGTGGACCCCGCGCGTGCGGGGCGGCTGCACATCCTCGAGGTGCAGCGGCTCATCCGGTTCATGCCCAAGCCGGTGGTATGTCTGGTCAACGGCTGGGCCGCAGGCGGCGGGCACAGCCTGCACGTGGTGTGCGATCTGACGCTGGCCAGCCGCGAGCACGCCCGCTTCAAGCAGACCGACGCCGACGTCGGCAGCTTCGACGGCGGGTACGGCAGCGCGTACCTGGCCAAGCAGGTGGGCCAGAAGTTCGCCCGCGAGATCTTCTTCCTCGGCCGCCCGTACACCGCCGAGCAAATGCACGCGCTGGGCGCGGTGAACGAGGTCGTCGACCACGTCGAGTTGGAGAACGTCGCGCTGCAGTGGGCCGAGGCGATCAACGGCAAGTCGCCCCAGGCGATCCGGATGCTCAAGTACGCCTTCAACCTGACCGACGACGGGCTGGTCGGGCAGCAGCTGTTCGCCGGTGAGGCAACACGATTGGCGTACATGACCGACGAAGCCGTCGAGGGCCGCGACGCGTTCCTGCAGAAGCGCGACCCCGACTGGAGCGGCTTCCCGCGCTACTTCTGA
- the fadD8 gene encoding fatty-acid--CoA ligase FadD8 — protein MTDDSLRHPIHSGHLTVGALKRNKDKPVLFLGDTTLTGGQLAERISQYIQAFEALGAGAGSATGLLSLNRPEVLMIIGAGQTQGYRRTALHPLGSLDDHAYVLNDAGVSSLIIDPNPMFVERALGLLEKVPDLKQILTIGPVPSELEGKAVDLTAEAAKYSPQPLVAAELPPDHIGGMAYTGGTTGKPKGVIGTVQSITTMTTIQLAEWEWPERPKFLMCTPLSHAGAAFFVPTIIKGGELVVLTKFDPAEVLRVIEEQKITATMLVPSMIYALMDHPDSHTRDLSSLETVYYGASAMNPVRLKEAIRRFGPIFAQYYGQSEAPMVITYLAKHEHDDKRLTSCGRPTVFARVALLDGDGKPVPKGEVGEICVSGPLVSGGYWNKPEATAETFRDGWMHTGDLAREDEDGFYYIVDRTKDMIVTGGFNVFPREVEDVVAEHPAVAQVCVIGTPDEKWGEAVTAVVVLRPDAASDEASVAQMTAEIQAAVKERKGSVQSPKQVVVVDSVPVTALGKPDKKAVRAQFWEGSDRAVG, from the coding sequence ATGACGGACGATTCGTTGCGCCATCCCATTCATTCCGGACACCTGACCGTCGGCGCGCTGAAGCGCAACAAGGACAAGCCGGTGCTGTTCCTCGGCGACACCACGCTGACCGGTGGCCAGCTCGCCGAGCGCATCAGCCAGTACATTCAGGCGTTCGAGGCGCTGGGCGCGGGCGCAGGAAGCGCCACCGGGCTGCTGTCGTTGAACCGGCCCGAGGTCCTGATGATCATCGGTGCCGGGCAGACACAGGGCTACCGCCGCACGGCACTACACCCTCTCGGTTCGCTCGACGATCACGCCTACGTGCTCAATGACGCCGGGGTCAGCTCGCTGATCATCGACCCCAACCCGATGTTCGTCGAACGGGCGCTGGGACTGCTGGAGAAGGTGCCCGACCTCAAGCAGATACTGACAATCGGGCCGGTGCCCTCGGAGTTGGAGGGCAAGGCCGTCGACCTGACCGCCGAGGCCGCCAAGTACTCACCGCAACCGTTGGTGGCCGCAGAGTTGCCGCCCGACCACATCGGCGGGATGGCCTACACCGGAGGCACCACCGGAAAGCCCAAGGGCGTGATCGGTACCGTGCAGTCGATCACCACCATGACGACGATCCAGCTGGCCGAGTGGGAGTGGCCGGAACGGCCGAAATTCCTGATGTGCACCCCCCTTTCGCACGCCGGCGCGGCGTTCTTCGTGCCGACGATCATCAAGGGCGGCGAACTGGTGGTGCTGACCAAGTTCGACCCTGCCGAGGTGCTGCGGGTCATCGAGGAGCAGAAGATCACCGCGACGATGCTGGTGCCGTCGATGATCTACGCGCTGATGGACCATCCCGACAGCCACACCCGCGATCTGTCATCGCTGGAGACCGTGTACTACGGCGCCTCGGCGATGAACCCGGTGCGGTTGAAGGAGGCGATCCGACGGTTCGGCCCGATCTTCGCTCAGTATTACGGGCAGTCCGAGGCCCCGATGGTGATCACGTACCTGGCCAAGCACGAGCACGACGACAAGCGGCTGACGTCGTGTGGCCGGCCTACGGTGTTCGCGCGGGTGGCGTTGCTCGACGGCGACGGCAAGCCGGTGCCCAAGGGCGAGGTCGGCGAGATCTGCGTGTCGGGGCCGCTGGTGTCGGGCGGCTACTGGAACAAGCCCGAGGCGACGGCCGAGACCTTCCGGGACGGCTGGATGCACACCGGCGACCTGGCCCGCGAGGATGAGGACGGCTTCTACTACATCGTCGACCGGACCAAGGACATGATCGTGACGGGCGGTTTCAACGTGTTCCCGCGCGAGGTCGAAGACGTTGTCGCCGAGCATCCCGCAGTGGCCCAGGTCTGTGTGATCGGCACCCCAGACGAGAAGTGGGGTGAGGCGGTGACCGCGGTCGTCGTGCTGCGCCCGGATGCCGCGTCCGACGAGGCGTCGGTCGCGCAGATGACCGCGGAGATCCAGGCCGCGGTCAAGGAGCGCAAGGGATCGGTGCAATCGCCCAAGCAGGTGGTCGTCGTCGACTCCGTGCCGGTGACCGCTCTCGGCAAGCCCGACAAGAAGGCTGTGCGGGCACAGTTCTGGGAGGGCAGCGACCGCGCCGTCGGCTGA
- a CDS encoding SDR family oxidoreductase: MSRNPLRRLAGQLLLSSMRPPIVPELLQLQPGREIVDLRGKRILLTGASSGIGEAAAEKFARRGATVVVAARRRELLDALVHRITEAGGDARAHACDLSDLDAVDELAARVTSDLGGVDILINNAGKSIRRPLAESLDRWHDVERTMALNYFSPLRLIRGLAPGMRERRDGHIINVSTWGVLSESSPLFAVYNASKAALTAVSRVIETEWAVAGVHSTTLFYPLVLTPMIAPTRAYDGLPGLSASEAADWMVTAARTRPVRIAPRMALTAHAVNSVAPGVVDAVMKRQRVQPNT, translated from the coding sequence GTGAGCAGAAACCCGCTGCGCCGGCTGGCCGGTCAGCTGCTGTTGAGCAGCATGCGTCCCCCGATCGTGCCCGAGCTGCTGCAGTTGCAACCCGGCCGCGAGATCGTCGACCTGCGGGGAAAACGCATCCTGCTGACCGGGGCGTCGTCGGGTATCGGTGAGGCCGCCGCCGAGAAGTTCGCCCGCCGCGGCGCGACCGTCGTGGTGGCCGCTCGGCGTCGGGAACTGCTCGACGCGCTGGTGCACCGCATCACCGAAGCCGGCGGCGACGCCCGCGCGCACGCCTGCGACCTGTCCGACCTCGACGCGGTCGACGAATTGGCGGCCCGGGTCACCTCAGACCTCGGCGGGGTCGACATCTTGATCAACAACGCGGGCAAGTCGATCCGCCGGCCGCTGGCGGAGTCACTGGACCGCTGGCACGACGTCGAGCGCACGATGGCGCTGAACTACTTCTCGCCGCTACGACTGATCCGCGGCCTGGCCCCCGGCATGCGCGAGCGCCGCGACGGCCACATCATCAACGTCTCGACGTGGGGGGTGCTCAGCGAGTCCTCCCCGTTGTTCGCGGTGTACAACGCGTCGAAGGCCGCGCTCACCGCCGTCAGCCGGGTCATCGAAACCGAGTGGGCCGTAGCCGGCGTGCACTCCACGACGCTGTTCTATCCGCTGGTGCTCACCCCGATGATCGCGCCGACCCGCGCCTACGACGGACTGCCCGGCCTGTCGGCGTCCGAGGCCGCCGACTGGATGGTCACCGCGGCGCGCACCCGGCCGGTGCGCATCGCCCCGCGAATGGCGCTCACCGCGCATGCGGTCAACAGCGTGGCCCCCGGTGTCGTCGACGCGGTGATGAAGCGCCAGCGCGTCCAGCCCAACACCTGA
- a CDS encoding DUF3140 domain-containing protein, with protein MAHHVEVDPALWEEFHRVVNMTSRELMDWLRTRSAHEDSEEMPDQAGTKTGRAVLDILQKRRTDLTDADERVMRKVVDRIHAERRDDLEPTAGQENWRHRLMTIGHDPLKPPR; from the coding sequence ATGGCACACCATGTCGAGGTTGACCCGGCGCTGTGGGAGGAATTCCATCGGGTGGTCAACATGACGTCGCGCGAACTGATGGACTGGCTGCGCACCAGGTCCGCCCACGAGGACAGCGAGGAGATGCCGGACCAGGCCGGCACGAAAACCGGCCGGGCCGTGCTCGACATCCTGCAGAAGCGGCGCACAGACCTCACCGACGCGGACGAACGCGTCATGCGCAAGGTCGTCGACCGCATCCACGCCGAGCGCCGCGACGACCTCGAGCCGACCGCCGGTCAGGAGAATTGGCGCCATCGCCTGATGACGATCGGCCACGACCCGCTCAAGCCGCCGCGCTAG
- a CDS encoding nitroreductase/quinone reductase family protein — MSDSTRIRPPWWLKYVNTVMVALQRRGVSFGANGPAVLTVPGRKSGKLYDTPVTPMTVDGDRYIVAGLPGADWAANARAADEATLRKGRHIERVHLVEMPVDDARPLLREFPIKVPTGVGFMKNAGLVTGPNPDEFEKLAGRCPVFRLDPVTA, encoded by the coding sequence ATGTCCGACAGCACGCGTATCCGGCCGCCATGGTGGCTGAAGTACGTCAACACGGTGATGGTCGCGCTGCAGCGGCGCGGGGTGAGTTTTGGCGCCAACGGCCCTGCGGTGCTGACCGTTCCCGGCCGCAAGTCCGGCAAGCTCTACGACACACCTGTGACGCCGATGACCGTCGACGGCGACCGCTACATCGTCGCCGGTCTGCCCGGTGCCGACTGGGCCGCCAATGCCCGCGCCGCCGACGAGGCCACCCTGCGCAAGGGCCGCCACATCGAACGCGTTCACCTGGTCGAGATGCCGGTGGACGACGCGCGGCCGCTGCTGCGCGAGTTCCCGATCAAGGTGCCGACCGGCGTCGGCTTCATGAAGAACGCCGGCCTGGTGACCGGACCCAATCCCGACGAGTTCGAGAAGCTGGCGGGCCGCTGCCCGGTGTTTCGGCTGGATCCGGTAACCGCATGA